Part of the Henckelia pumila isolate YLH828 chromosome 2, ASM3356847v2, whole genome shotgun sequence genome is shown below.
AGTAGTACCCATTATTGGATCGTCTGATCGCAACTGGATGAAGCCCATATAATCAGATTGCAGAAGACCATACTTAGTAGTGAGTTTCGATATATCGTATCAAAAATACCggtataaaaaattttcatatcgatattgatatcaaaattatgaaattttggtatggaaaaaaatttatactgATACTATACAGATACCGAAAAAATTTGATATACCAAAAACATGTTTATATAttgaaaaaatttcggtatgatATCCCGATAATTCGAGATTTTGGTACGGTATGCCAGCCCTGGTCCATACCTGATTTATTGTTCTTGTTTTAAAAACATATgccatatataattttttattttttataacgtGAGAACCGCAGTCGATTTTCGGTGTCTGGATATAAACTTTCGAACTAACGTAAGTGTATGGATATAAACATTCGAACTAACGTAATAGCTTGTAAAATACGCTAGTCACGTAAACCGCACTAGGCGAAGGTATTGGCAAGAGAAATCGAACTCATAACCTCTGACCAAATGCACACCTACTCCACTAACTTGGACACCCTCTTGACCGAGAGCCAGATTATTTTTTCACTTATAGAAGAATGGCGGTAAACCAAATTCAATTGGATCTAAAAATATTCCGATCTCTTTGGATTGATGAATTTAAGatgtatttgaaaattttttatttgcttgaatgaaaaaaaaattcaaatgaaTTTTAGATTAACTTTATATCAAATGCAATTTCAGTAGTAATTGTGATAGATTTTTAAGTAGATCTTGGACAAGTGTTTGAAATATATGTATAACATTTTTACTCAAATCAAATCATTCTTTCCGAACTAAGGTGGTGTTTGGGTTTGAATATATTGTTGGGAAAGTACTTGAAGAAAATTATTGATGAATTTGAAACCAATTATATTATCAAATGAATTTTATCCAAATAAACGGATGAACTTGTAAGTTGCTAGTATGTGTTTCAAATCATTTGCTTCAAATTTATCAAATTATATATCCAAATGCAATATAAGAGTTCGTGTTTTCAATCCATGAATGACCATAAATCCACATCCTAAGGTACGGAGATCAAAAccgtatatatatttatatttattattataattcaGGGGACCTATATCGAGTACATAAGGTCAGTGTATAATTCCAGACTTACCTACAAAATTATTCGTCTCATCaactttatattaataatagcacttaatttttagttttatCTCGTatcatttcaattttaaaaaattaataatttttatattttaatttaaaaatactttaggctttatcatcatcatcatctgatgatgatgtcgaaattttacctcggggtcggtctggtagaatgaaTCCTCCAACTATTTTATGAAGCAAGTCGGGTCGGGTACCAATGAATTCTGCACAAGCAACaactaggtcaaggggcgccgaaggtgttttcggcgtgacccctccgatgcctaagtcagcgtcttgaaggcagagggtatgattaatatgaaaactgagagatatgagtgcgtgaaagtaaaagtgagtaatgaataatgaatagtgcaaccataacaatacctgtatttatagggaaagaataataagttacctagtagaattataacatgtcttggactaggactcttcatccattggtccctttgtaagcttatctctatctcgtgaatatttgaaaagatacattcttatctcatatatatcagagtccTACTTGAACTCGAAAAGAATACTTGCGGCCCATTAGAAACAGCCTAGGTCGGCCCATAATGACCAGCCTTGATCAAAGTTCAACATAGCCcaaactgggctggaccttgACATTTTGGGCCATATCCGATAGACCCATTATAAACGAgctcgggttgaaatattttctcgagGTAACAATAGTACCTTCCgaactggtctaaaagaagaatgaTTTTAGAGCAAGAGTACATAACTCCGACTAATTTACAATACCATGGAATGCCActaatgtgggccactgaggtggactttgagtgccagacctgcctgggctttgaataccactgacgtgggccactgacgtgggctttgggtgccggacctgcccgggctttgtaaaccactgatgtgggccactgacgtgagctttgtgtgccagacctgcctgggctttgtaaaccactgatgtgggccactgacgtgggctttgtgTGCCaaacctgcctgggctttgtaaaccactgatgtgggccactgacatgggctttgtgtgccagacctgcctgggctttgtaaaccactgatgtgggccactgacgtgggctactgacgtgggctttgagtgccagacctgcctgggctttgtaaaccactgatgtgggccactgacgtgggctttgtgtgccagacctgcctgggttttgtaaaccactgatgtgggtcactgacgtgggctttgagtgccagacctgcctggactTTGTAAACCACTTATGtaggccactgacgtgggctttgtgTGCCAGATCTGCCTGGGCTTTTAAAAATTTGAACCATAGATTGGGCCTTACAACGAGATTGCATGCCCaatgtgatataattgggcctatAGCGAGATGGCATGTccgatgtgatataattgggccttatagCGATATGACATGCCCATATGATGTAATTGggccttactgcgagattgcaCGCCCATATGATGTAATTGGGCCTTAGTGCGAGATTGCACGCCCATATGATGTAATTGGGCCTTATAGCGAGATGGCATGCCCATATGATGTAATTGGGCCTTAGTGCGAGATGgcatgcccgatgtgatataattgggccttatagCGAGATGGCATGTCCATATGATGTAATTGTGCCTTATAGCGAGATGACATGCCCATATGATGTAATTGGGCCTTAGTGCGAGATGGCATGCCCGGTGTGatataattcaaacaaaaatacAAGGAAATGGAAGTGCAATATAATATTGCGTAACGCATGACttcacataaaaaaattattatgagATATCTCAAAATTTATCGCAACAAGAATAGTTTGCTAAAAAATTATACAACTTATCTTTATTTCTCGTGTGGCCGAGTAGGCTTGACTAAGTTGTCACAAGGTTTCAAGATATGGTGCCCCATAGTAAGTGACATGAGTTAAGTCCAGGCAAGGTTCATTAAGAGGCCGAAAAGTCCTGCAAGAGACATAACGGGAGACCACAAGTTTATTGTCAGTTTGGTAAACTTGTGAAAATGTCTCGTCTCTGAGACATTTGTCATTGTATTAAAGGGCTTGCCACGTGAAGCTTGTGAAGAAATATCCAAGAACAATAACCAGATTAAATAATGATATATAATTGAAGCTAGAAAATCATGAAATTATCTGCATTCATCATTATCAAAAGAAGTGAactttgataataaaaaacatTGGTCCATAATTCGACCAACATAAAATTTCAAACGAGAAAACTTGATTTCGCTTAACTCCATAAAGATTTAGAGAATAATTTCGTTCAAATCCCAAAGCAAAACgagaataataattttaatctaAAGAGTTTTATGCACCCAAGTATTTAAACTAGCTGACAAAAGCTAAGAAAAGCTCAGATACAAACCAAAACGTGCATCTAACTTATAGTAAGCACAAAAATACGAGTCTAatcttattataatattatacgAAAAAATTGGTAAAATCCACTTGCTGCATAAAGAATCAGATTTTAAATATGGTCTAAGAACTTTACCACCAAATATCTCGGAACAAGTGGGTATCCTAATGATATAATAGACCAAGCATTCTCATGTTTTCCGCCCATAGATGCCAAATAAGCCATGCTTAATCAAGAGAGGACTCGAAGAACTCCTCTTGATAAATATCATATTTCATTCTTTCGAAGAGATCAATTCCCGTAACATATTCATGGGATGATTTTCCTTCGTAGATTTTAAGTGAAAATTGAtgaaataatattcaaaacttCATGTATGTAAGTCAGCTTCAAGCAATGGATATCAGACTTGTGATCCAAACAAATTACCTGAATATTCATGTATGAAATAGGTTGATTACCTATGACAAGGACTATTCCCGACATTTAACTAATTGTACGGAATTCTCAagaaagattatatatatatgaacttTTGAATGACAATATATTGCAGCACCAAATTATATGAactgaaatattttttaagcaAGCAACTCTTATGAGATGATTAACAGATTCCGACACTTCCTAATACGAGTTCATGGCAATATGGAAAGATATTATCCTACTAACCACACAATACAACATTATATTGTTATAATTAGGCAAaataaaatcaaacttatcTTCAAAAGTGGCGAGCCCATAAGTGTTGCTTCGAGACCACCCCCTTATAAAAATAACTCATGCCTTGGACATGAATTTACATCCCAATCTTTGATAGAGCAGTGTGATGAGAAGGAAAAATTTCATATTGTGGGATTCTTGAAGAAGAATTAACAATCCCATCCCTCGAAAATCCAAATCGGATGCCAAAATCTCAAAAACCCAAGCTGTTTTGTTTCGAGCACGGGAACAGTGAAAGTTTTGCTTCGATTTTCGGCGACTTTCAAGCAAATCGCACGGAATACCCAAAACAAGTTTGATTGCGCGACACACGACTTTCCTCGGCAAAATATTGAAGATAGATGCAACGATTGATGGGGCTCTTTATTCTGAGATATGCGCTTATGAGTTGGCTACGCGGTGGTAGGACGGACTTGGCCCGGCGGTGGCTGCCCGCGGCGGTGCGAATCGATTTTCAGGTGGTGTTTTGGGTGACGGTGGGTTTCGTGATGGGATTTGGCTTCggttgtttttttgtttttttgtttttctcgaTATCTTCTTTCACCGTAGgataaaaaaaaagttattttttttctcCCTTAATTCAACCATGTAGATAATCATGGGATTATATTTCGTTCCCACatacggcgccaattgatgatgtcgaaattttacctcgggttcggtctggtagaatggatccttcAACTATTTTATGAAGCAAGTCGGGTCGGGTACCGATGAATTTTGCACAAGCAATaactaggtcaaggggcgccgaaggtgttttcggcgtgacccctccgatgcctaagtcagcgtcttgaaggcagagggtatgattaatatgaaaactgagagatatgagtcgTGAAAGTAAAagtgagtaatgaataatgaatagtgcaaccataacaatacctgtatttatagggaaagaataataagttacctagtagaattataacatgtcttggactaggactcttcatccattggtccctttgtaagcttatttctatctcgtgaatatttgaaaagatacattcttatctcatatatatcagagtccTACTTGAACTCGAAAAGAATACTTGATGCCCATTAGAAACAGCCTAAGTCGGCCTATAATGACCAACCTTGATCAAAGTCCAACATAGCCcaaactgggctggaccttgACATTTTGGGCCATATCCGATAGacccattataaacgggctcgggttgaaatattttctcgagGTAACATTTTGGGCCATATCCGATAGACCCATTTTGGACCATATCCGATAGACCCATTATAAccgtatatatatttatatttattattataatgcAGGGGACCTATATCGAGTACATAAGGTCAGTGTATAATTCCAGACTTACCTACAAAATTATTCGTCTCATCaactttatattaataatagcacttaatttttagttttatCTCGTATCatttcaattttcaaaaaattaataatttttatattttaatttaaaaatactttaggctttatcatcatcatcatcatcattttaTTATTCTGCTTAATATAAATCGTGTGTAACATGATTCGCTATTTTTACAAATAGGATTAACTATTTAATTTGCAAAACCAAATAAACCCATTAAAGCCGTTGCTTATACTATAGTTTTCCAATTGGAAGCTAGAAATGGGAGATCGAAAGAAATCTGAATAATATTGAATTTGGTTGAAATGGTCAACAATTAGCTGGAAAGTTTCGAGGGATTCTTCTTGGAAATCATAATTaatctattaattaattaattactgcGTGGATATTCTAGGTCACTGGTCGATGTTAAAAGAAAACGAGTCATCATGATGCATATGTGCCAGAGGAATCAaggaaaatcaaaagaaaatataaaCAGACGAAGCCAAAGCCCATTTGgagttttcattttttttaaagatgaaAATGTGTATTATAACAGAAAAAGACAGCAATATCAGAATTATTAAAGTGGCTTAATAATGATGCACAATAATTAGTGGAAATCAACGCCTAGCATGCgtcataaaataattcttcGCAGCGGAGAGTACTTTACTCGTacgtatatataattaattttgttCAACTGTTCCACCcaattaaaaatgaaatttttttgggtCCCAAATCCGTTATAATAATGATTATGATAATACAAATTATCATGAGAACTTGTCACATATTAATTTTGTGTGAACTTCGATTCATAAAAAACGTATATGCATATGTTTGGAATAGATTTTTCATCATGTCCACATACAATGTCATACCGGACCTGCACGAGTTACATTGaattaacaaaaaatttaaaaaaaaaacataaaataagtaAAGATTTGTGGATCATTTCACATTCATCCAATATATCAAACGGTGTCTAACTCTTATATATAATCCATTGAATGATCCATTGAATTCATTTCACGGATACATATTGTTCTACAAGACACTTACCCAAGAACAACGATGAAATGTGTGCTGaataataaacataaacaaaaGCGAAAGGCAGTGTTATAATTAGGGTTTCTCTAATCGTGGCACGGGAATCGAGCAACTCAAAGCATAATTATTCTTCAAATAGAaactattatatttattttaaaatatatatatatgtactgaGATACCAACATGACAAGGTATTTGATTTCATATCTACATAACATTGATCGTCAGCattttcatgaaaaaatattaaaattataaatatttgatAGATACAAAATTAAGTCTAAAATTTGACAACacgaaaaaaaaatacaaagataaaaatatatagaattGCAAAAATACAATTTTCCCAATATTAAATTTAGAAATTCACTTTTGAAtgtaaacaacaacaataattaattaattatcgtaaaaaaagaacaaaaaacaACAATTATTGAATAAAAAAGGGAGCTGTTTCTGCTTTTGAAAAttgacaattatcgatgatggCGGACAAAGATTCAAACACAATCGTGAATTGACCGATCGACCAAAAGCAAGATAAATTCAAAGTATGCATCAATTTTAATTTcctcaagaaaataaaatttcgaTACGAAACGTTACCTCGagcagtatatatatatatatatgtgtgtgtgttgaGAAGATTTTAGATTTTCTATGCTTTCTTCTGTTTCGaaacataaatattatttaatttaatttaatccatatccatatttattattatcttCTGAGAATGACAAATCGATCTTTAATTTATCGAACGATCATTTTTCATGCAACAATTATTTTACATTTAATTATCATGAATTTCTTCAAGTGGACGAGTGtctttttttcattaattagtTTACAAAACTTGCAGCAAACATCCCGAGTAAGCAGATTAATttagtataaatattatttgattCAATTAATAATTTTCTCATTAACTCATCCCGGATCCAACTTAATTAAGAGTCAACGACACAAATCACGGTGGGTTGAACTCAAcctattttgaaaataaaccTAATAAAAGAATATGGAATAACGGAGCTTCAAGTGGTCATGAAGAGTTAAAGAATTTAGAGGTTATTATGTTAGTACGAGATTTACACAGTGCGTAATATCATAATCCAAGCTCAAAAACATGGCAtgcattttcaaaattaattaaaattcaataaactcaAGCAAAAAAATGGGTaaattacaaaattaaaaaaaaaggtaaTGAAATTAAGAACCTAAAAAGTTACTAAGCAAACTATATTTCTAaaatgtatataaatttaatttatcaccATGAATTAATATATGGTAATATGAATATGCccgtataatatatatatattcaaaccCTAGTCTTGTGCAGCAATGGAGCACTCATGAAGCCATGGCAGCTGGAACTCGATTCTTTGCAACCCGGCCGGTCCAAAGATCCCAAACCCATATTCAAGAACTCTTGCAGCTCAAACCCGCAGAACTTCTCCTCGTCTTCTTCGAGGCGCCGCAAGATTTCTTGGAAAAAACCCGGTTCGCAGGGCAGAACCAGGCCGCCGCTGGTCTGGAACCCGAACTCCTCCTCCGCCTCGTGTAGGAGGGCCCCGAAAACCGGCAGGTTCAGGAACCGGGTGGGTATCACGAACCTGCGACGCTCCTTTCCGACGTAGACGGCGACGGTGCCGGAGGGAGTCCGGCGGGGGTCGTCGAGGCTCTTGGTCTTCCAGCGGCGGACGACTTCCCTCAGCCGCACGATCTGGGAGATCATGTTGACTTTCTTGATGGCCGATGCCATCTTTGAAAGGATCCCTAGCTTTTACAGAGAAGCTTGGCACAcagataataataatacaaataCAAAGCAGAGGGAATCAAGAAAGAGTGAAGGGGTACTTATACAGAGTTTGAGTTAGAGTTAGAGTGGGAGTAGAATTCGAGTCCTTTTGAGATTACCCATTAACATAACATGGCAGGACTCCATCTGTCTTCTATATatgtattaaattaaaaattgaaataattatCAGCCTAAATagattcttttttttaaaaaaagataataTATAGAGATTAATTTACAGAAATCGTGaatgaaaaatataaatatatgatcatatgatctAAAGATAATTACAATTCTGGATTAGGCCATATAGGATATTTTTTAGATCAGTAGATAAATCTTGGAATTTATTTATAAtccaaaaaatacaaaaaaaatttaattccgataaatttttctttctttctttcttttttccttttcttttttcttttccttttaagATAGACCAAACTAAATTTTGTCTATTTAATCCACACGACTATGTATATTGTATCATGCTATCTTATTATTTaaaagggaaaattgcaaatttggtcctatatatttgtcactttgcgattttggtcctctattttttcacatttcagttttagtccgctatctttatttttttgacaattttagtcctttttccgacgtggcgctgacgtggcaccaattcagtgctgatgtggagctgacgtgtacagtgccacgtaagcattttttaataaagaggaccgaaattgccaaaaatcagaacatgcaggactaaaactgtaatgtaaaaacatagaggaccaaaatcgcaaagtggcAAACATAccggactaaatttgcaattttccctatttaaaattaaaactagATAGTCTGtcattcataataaaaatattaaaaaatcatTAACTTGAAACTAACAAAAGATTATCATTGTTAGATAAATGTGTTAATTGCACAGCGTGCAAAAATTCAGtagtatatattttatttattatcttaCTATTTAATTAAGGTTGCACCAAGTAATTTCAATTGATAGGGCGaagttttatttaaaattataataattatactTCGAACATATAActttattgatattttttttccttctatAATAACCCTTTTTTTTAACATTCAATTTcatatttatcaatatttttaaattcaaccgtatctttatctatattttttaaaaaatagatagTCTGTCAgtcataataaaaaatttgaaaaaaaatcagtAATTTAAAAATAGCAAAAATTATCATATTTAGATACATGATTCAGATTTATAAGTACGTACGTAAACACATGCAAATGACACTAGTATCATATTTCATTGTGAATTAAAATTCATCTACTTGAAGAGTAGTACTCATAGTATTTCTTAGAGTTATTCttgttatttgaattataaCTTATAACGTTTGATTTGTCCACTTAAATTGATTTGTCGAGCTTTTTTAATATGTTATTATATCAACATCATATTATGATGCCAGAAAATTCGTGACTGTACGTACAACTGCGGGCACATGCGAGGAACGAGGAGGCGAAATAAAAAATTAGTGCACATAacacaaaattaaattttaaaataattattgtacATTATTactaaaattaaattctaataataatttttatgcattatGCCTGATATTACTTATACTGGTGGCATCCAATGTTAAAGATCGTTGTTGTGACTgtccatatataatatataattggtaGCATAAAGAATAAAGAAGAGAGAAATGGGCAAGGGAAATAATTTCTCCATTGTAAATGAATTTTTCTTTGAAAAGTAAAAGTTTCCCAGTGTTCAAAAAGTTATCAGCATTCTTTGAAGTTCTTTCAATATCCGATTATTTCCGCAGCATTCAATGTTCTAATCATTGAGAATGAAAGTTATGTctcctaaaaaaaaatttaaattaaataaataaagaatgaatgaatgaaagTTACTAATATTTAAAAGAATTAAAT
Proteins encoded:
- the LOC140878142 gene encoding protein SMALL AUXIN UP-REGULATED RNA 12-like; translation: MASAIKKVNMISQIVRLREVVRRWKTKSLDDPRRTPSGTVAVYVGKERRRFVIPTRFLNLPVFGALLHEAEEEFGFQTSGGLVLPCEPGFFQEILRRLEEDEEKFCGFELQEFLNMGLGSLDRPGCKESSSSCHGFMSAPLLHKTRV